In Gymnogyps californianus isolate 813 chromosome 1, ASM1813914v2, whole genome shotgun sequence, the following are encoded in one genomic region:
- the CD9 gene encoding CD9 antigen isoform X1 — translation MPVKGGTKCIKYLLFGFNFIFWLAGTAVLAIGLWLRFDSQTKSIFELESNNTTFYTGVYILIGAGALMMLVGFLGCCGALQESQCMLGLFFLFLFVIFALEIAAAIWGFANKEKVIEELKDFYKETYGKRSQAAARETLKAFQLALDCCGLTGALEQQFMDTCPKKTMLESLSVMSCPAAIDDVFNSKLNVIGAVGLGIAVIMVFGMIFSMVLCCAIRKNREMV, via the exons CTTGCAGGGACAGCAGTTCTTGCAATTGGACTATGGCTTCGGTTTGATTCGCAGACCAAAAGCATCTTTGAACTGGAATCCAACAACACGACATTTTACACAG GAGTTTACATCCTTATTGGAGCTGGTGCACTTATGATGCTGGTTGGTTTCTTGGGATGCTGTGGTGCATTGCAGGAATCTCAATGTATGCTTGGCCTG ttcttcctcttcctttttgtgaTTTTTGCCCTTGAAATTGCTGCTGCGATCTGGGgatttgcaaataaagaaaag GTTATTGAAGAGTTAAAGGACTTCTACAAGGAAACCTATGGAAAGAGATCTCAAGCAGCTGCCAGAGAGACCctgaaagcatttcagttaGCT CTAGACTGCTGTGGTCTTACAGGAGCTCTTGAGCAGCAGTTCATGGACACCTGTCCGAAGAAGACCATGCTCGAGTCGCTTTCTGTAATG tcatGCCCTGCTGCCATTGATGATGTCTTCAATTCAAAATTGAATGTGATTGGAGCAGTTGGCCTTGGCATTGCTGTAATAATG gtTTTCGGCATGATATTCAGTATGGTTCTCTGCTGTGCTATCCgcaaaaacagagaaatggtCTAA
- the CD9 gene encoding CD9 antigen isoform X2, translating into MPVKGGTKCIKYLLFGFNFIFWLAGTAVLAIGLWLRFDSQTKSIFELESNNTTFYTGVYILIGAGALMMLVGFLGCCGALQESQCMLGLFFLFLFVIFALEIAAAIWGFANKEKVIEELKDFYKETYGKRSQAAARETLKAFQLAVNCCGLTGALEQQFMDTCPKKTMLESLSVMSCPAAIDDVFNSKLNVIGAVGLGIAVIMVFGMIFSMVLCCAIRKNREMV; encoded by the exons CTTGCAGGGACAGCAGTTCTTGCAATTGGACTATGGCTTCGGTTTGATTCGCAGACCAAAAGCATCTTTGAACTGGAATCCAACAACACGACATTTTACACAG GAGTTTACATCCTTATTGGAGCTGGTGCACTTATGATGCTGGTTGGTTTCTTGGGATGCTGTGGTGCATTGCAGGAATCTCAATGTATGCTTGGCCTG ttcttcctcttcctttttgtgaTTTTTGCCCTTGAAATTGCTGCTGCGATCTGGGgatttgcaaataaagaaaag GTTATTGAAGAGTTAAAGGACTTCTACAAGGAAACCTATGGAAAGAGATCTCAAGCAGCTGCCAGAGAGACCctgaaagcatttcagttaGCTGTAA ACTGCTGTGGTCTTACAGGAGCTCTTGAGCAGCAGTTCATGGACACCTGTCCGAAGAAGACCATGCTCGAGTCGCTTTCTGTAATG tcatGCCCTGCTGCCATTGATGATGTCTTCAATTCAAAATTGAATGTGATTGGAGCAGTTGGCCTTGGCATTGCTGTAATAATG gtTTTCGGCATGATATTCAGTATGGTTCTCTGCTGTGCTATCCgcaaaaacagagaaatggtCTAA